The DNA sequence GCGTGCGGGACGACGGCGTTGACCGCACCCATGTGGTGCATCTGCTCGGCGGAGTACTCGCGGCCGAGGAAGAAGATTTCGCGGGCGAACTTCTGGCCGACCATCTTCGCCAGGTAGGCCGAGCCGTAGCCGGCGTCGAACGAGCCGACGTCGGCGTCGGTCTGCTTGAACTTGGCGTGCTCGGCCGAGGCGAGGGTGAGATCGCACACGACGTGCAGGGAGTGCCCGCCGCCCGCGGCCCAGCCCGGCACGACCGCGATCACCGGTTTCGGCAGGAACCGGATCAGCCGCTGGACCTCGAGGATGTGCAGCCGGCCGGCCTGGGCGGGGTCGACCGTGTCGGAGGTCTCGCCGCTGGCGTACTGATAGCCGGAGCGTCCGCGAATACGCTGGTCACCACCGGAGCAGAACGCCCACCCGCCGTCCTTGGGCGAGGGGCCGTTGCCGGTGAGCAGGACGCACCCGACGTCCGAGCTCATCCGGGCGTGGTCCAGCGCCCGGTAGAGCTCGTCGACGGTGTGCGGCCGGAAGGCGTTGCGGACCTCCGGGCGGTCGAACGCGACGCGCACCACGCGTTTGCCGCCGCGGTTCTCAGCGGATCGGTGGTAGGTGATGTCGGTGAAGGCGAAACCTTCGACCTCGGTCCACGCGGCCGGATCGAACAGCTCGGAAACTCGGGCGTCATCCACGTTTGGGAGAATAGGACCTGTGGACATCTCTGATCTGCTTGGAGCCTGCCGGTGAACCCTTCCACCGCGCAGGCCAGGGTGATCGTCGACGAACTCGTCCGCAACACCGTTTCGCACGTCGTCCTCTGCCCGGGCTCCCGCAACGCGCCGCTGTCGATCGCGCTGTACGACGCGGCGGCGGCCGGGAAGCTCCAGCTCCACGTCCGCATCGACGAGCGCGGGGCCGCGTTCCTCGCGCTCGGCATCGCCGCGCGCACCGGCCGCCCGGTGGCCGTGCTCTGCACGTCCGGGACCGCGGCCGCGAACTTCCACCCGGCCGTCCTGGAGGCCGACCGGGCGGGTGTCCCGTTGATCGTGCTGACCGCCGACCGGCCGCCCGAGCTGCGGGCCGCGGGTGCGTCGCAGGTCATCGACCAGCACCAGCTCTACGGCGACGCCATCCGGTACTTCGACGAGCTGGCCGTCGCCGAGCGGCGGGCCGGGCAGAACTCGTACTGGCGCAGCCAGATCTGCCGCGCCTGGAACGCCGCCTACGGCGAGTGGCGCTGCGGGCCGGTGCACCTGAACATCCCGTTCCGCGAGCCGCTCGTGCCCGACGTGGACGACGACGGCGAGTGGTACGAGTCGCTCGACGGCCGTCCTGACGGGTCCCGCTGGACCGAGCTGCCGGACTTCGGCGCGCTGCCCTCCTTCGTGGTGCCTTCGGCGCGCCACGGCCTGGTGATCGCGTGCGACACCGGCGTCCAGGCGGCCAGCGAGTGGGCCGAGCAGCACGGCTGGCCGGTGATCTCGGAGACCGGCGGGATCGGGCTGTCCGGCGGCACGGCGATCTCGTCCGGCGCGTGGCTGCTGGGCGTCGAGGAGTTCATCTCGCGGCACAAGCCGGAGCAGGTGCTCTGCCTCGGGCGGCCGACGGTGTTCCGCCAGATCCAGAAGGTGCTGTCGGACGCCTCGGTCGAGGTCCTGCTGGTCCGGCCGGACTCGGACTGGCCGGCGCCGGCGCACAACGTCCGGCAGGTCGGGCAGTGGTTCGACGAGCCGACCAAGCCCGCCGACCCGGAGTGGCTGGCGAGCTGGCGCCGCGCCGACGCGGCGGCCGCGTCCGCCGTCGCCGCGACGCTGGCCGAAGAGCCGTGGCCCAGCGGGCTGCGCGTGGCGACCGAGCTGGTGGACGTGCTGCCGCCGGACTCGCTGCTGGTCGTGGGCTCGTCCAACCCGACCCGGGACGTGGCGCTGGCCGGGCGGCTGCGCCCGGACGTCCTCGTGCACCGCAACCGCGGCGTCGCGGGCATCGACGGCACGGTGTCGACGGCGATCGGGGCCGCGTACGTCCACCGCGGCCCGTCGTACGCGCTGCTGGGCGACCTGACGTTCCTGCACGACGCGTCGGGCCTGCTGACCGGCCCGG is a window from the Amycolatopsis sp. cg9 genome containing:
- a CDS encoding 1,4-dihydroxy-2-naphthoyl-CoA synthase, with protein sequence MDDARVSELFDPAAWTEVEGFAFTDITYHRSAENRGGKRVVRVAFDRPEVRNAFRPHTVDELYRALDHARMSSDVGCVLLTGNGPSPKDGGWAFCSGGDQRIRGRSGYQYASGETSDTVDPAQAGRLHILEVQRLIRFLPKPVIAVVPGWAAGGGHSLHVVCDLTLASAEHAKFKQTDADVGSFDAGYGSAYLAKMVGQKFAREIFFLGREYSAEQMHHMGAVNAVVPHADLEKEALDWAWTIVGKSPTAQRMLKYAFNLTDDGMVGQQLFAGETTRLAYMQDEAVEGRDAFLQKRDPDFKDVPYYY
- the menD gene encoding 2-succinyl-5-enolpyruvyl-6-hydroxy-3-cyclohexene-1-carboxylic-acid synthase, producing MNPSTAQARVIVDELVRNTVSHVVLCPGSRNAPLSIALYDAAAAGKLQLHVRIDERGAAFLALGIAARTGRPVAVLCTSGTAAANFHPAVLEADRAGVPLIVLTADRPPELRAAGASQVIDQHQLYGDAIRYFDELAVAERRAGQNSYWRSQICRAWNAAYGEWRCGPVHLNIPFREPLVPDVDDDGEWYESLDGRPDGSRWTELPDFGALPSFVVPSARHGLVIACDTGVQAASEWAEQHGWPVISETGGIGLSGGTAISSGAWLLGVEEFISRHKPEQVLCLGRPTVFRQIQKVLSDASVEVLLVRPDSDWPAPAHNVRQVGQWFDEPTKPADPEWLASWRRADAAAASAVAATLAEEPWPSGLRVATELVDVLPPDSLLVVGSSNPTRDVALAGRLRPDVLVHRNRGVAGIDGTVSTAIGAAYVHRGPSYALLGDLTFLHDASGLLTGPAEQRPDLTIVVLNDDGGGIFSLLEQGAPEHAASFERVFGTPHGADLGALCAGYRVPHVVAETLTEFRAALAPAPGLRVVEVRVDRSRHRDLHARLRSAVSAAVSSA